In Modestobacter versicolor, a single genomic region encodes these proteins:
- a CDS encoding AAA family ATPase: MTAASSPPVSDQPTPPSVDAARLERALFEIKRVIVGQDRLVERMLVGLLARGHVLLEGVPGVAKTLAVETLARVVGGEFARLQFTPDLVPADILGTRIYKSGQDAFDTELGPVFANFVLADEINRAPAKVQSALLEVMAERQVSIGGVTHKLPDPFLVLATQNPIENEGVYPLPEAQRDRFLLKVLVDYPSPEEEREIIYRMGSNPPSAETVLGPDDVRRLQRTASEVFVHHALVDYVVRLVVATRAPREHGMADVANWVSYGASPRASLGLIAASRALALIRGRDYVLPQDVLDVTGDVLRHRLVLSYDALADGVPADHIVKRVVQSVPLPQVTPRQRSGGYGPGSPGGPVVPGFGGGSFGPPNGGAPNGQPQGQPNGQPNGQPGPYGQPGQFGPPQGQPGQFGPPQQQQYGQQPQFGQYGQQQRPGQPTGPSNGQPNGQPGTGASAASPADRPDGSV, encoded by the coding sequence GTGACCGCTGCCAGCAGCCCGCCCGTCTCCGATCAGCCCACCCCTCCCTCGGTCGACGCGGCGCGCCTGGAGCGCGCGCTGTTCGAGATCAAGCGGGTCATCGTGGGCCAGGACCGGCTCGTCGAGCGGATGCTCGTGGGCCTGCTCGCCCGCGGGCACGTGCTCCTGGAGGGTGTGCCCGGCGTCGCGAAGACCCTCGCCGTCGAGACCCTCGCGCGCGTGGTCGGTGGCGAGTTCGCCCGGCTGCAGTTCACCCCGGACCTGGTGCCCGCCGACATCCTCGGCACCCGGATCTACAAGTCCGGCCAGGACGCCTTCGACACCGAGCTCGGCCCGGTGTTCGCCAACTTCGTGCTCGCCGACGAGATCAACCGCGCGCCGGCCAAGGTGCAGTCGGCGCTGCTGGAGGTCATGGCCGAGCGGCAGGTCTCCATCGGCGGCGTCACCCACAAGCTGCCCGACCCGTTCCTGGTGCTGGCCACCCAGAACCCGATCGAGAACGAGGGCGTCTACCCGCTGCCCGAGGCCCAGCGCGACCGCTTCCTGCTCAAGGTGCTCGTCGACTACCCGAGCCCGGAGGAGGAGCGGGAGATCATCTACCGGATGGGCTCGAACCCGCCGTCCGCGGAGACGGTGCTCGGCCCCGATGACGTCCGCCGGCTGCAGCGCACCGCCTCGGAGGTCTTCGTCCACCACGCGCTGGTCGACTACGTCGTCCGGCTGGTGGTGGCCACCCGGGCGCCCCGCGAGCACGGCATGGCCGACGTCGCGAACTGGGTCTCCTACGGCGCCAGCCCGCGTGCCTCGCTGGGCCTGATCGCCGCCAGCCGGGCGCTGGCGCTGATCCGCGGCCGCGACTACGTGCTGCCGCAGGACGTCCTCGACGTCACCGGCGACGTGCTCCGGCACCGGCTGGTGCTCTCCTACGACGCCCTGGCCGACGGCGTGCCGGCCGACCACATCGTCAAGCGCGTGGTGCAGAGCGTCCCGCTGCCGCAGGTCACCCCGCGGCAGCGCTCCGGCGGCTACGGCCCGGGCAGCCCGGGCGGTCCGGTGGTGCCCGGGTTCGGCGGCGGCTCCTTCGGCCCGCCCAACGGCGGTGCGCCGAACGGCCAGCCGCAGGGGCAGCCCAACGGCCAGCCGAACGGGCAGCCCGGGCCGTACGGGCAGCCGGGCCAGTTCGGCCCGCCGCAGGGCCAGCCGGGCCAGTTCGGCCCGCCCCAGCAGCAGCAGTACGGGCAGCAGCCGCAGTTCGGCCAGTACGGCCAGCAGCAGCGCCCCGGTCAGCCCACCGGCCCGTCGAACGGGCAGCCCAACGGGCAGCCGGGCACGGGCGCCTCGGCGGCCTCCCCGGCTGACCGGCCCGACGGATCGGTGTGA
- a CDS encoding DMT family transporter, with protein sequence MFSLTTGAALLAVASSIGYGVGDVLAGVAVRRHTASSVALWVQLLAVVMLTGGVFLQRPEPTVPGLVWGGVAGVLGALGVLAFYTALQNGPTSIVAPVSGAGVVIPLVGGLVTGEQLSVSAIVGLVAVVAGILVIALRSDNASHTTDIWPRRPLGAPGRSQVAPVHDQCRPFAYARPALAAVLLSVVAAVGFGSFFIIVDVAIASAAPTSDDGLALATALLVALAVQAGSLLVTVLAASRHTLRCVRPSARLLGVAGAIAVLDVASDVALTYAIGVGPLAVVGPLGSLDPVVAVLIAAVFLRERVNRWQLVGVALALAGIGLVSS encoded by the coding sequence GTGTTCTCACTGACGACCGGGGCGGCGCTGCTCGCCGTCGCGTCGAGCATCGGCTACGGCGTGGGCGACGTCCTGGCGGGAGTGGCCGTCCGTCGCCACACAGCGTCGTCGGTTGCCCTCTGGGTGCAGCTGCTCGCGGTGGTCATGTTGACCGGTGGGGTGTTCCTCCAGCGGCCGGAACCGACCGTGCCTGGCCTGGTCTGGGGTGGCGTGGCCGGCGTGCTCGGAGCCCTCGGCGTGCTGGCCTTCTACACCGCACTGCAGAACGGGCCGACGTCGATCGTCGCCCCGGTGTCCGGCGCCGGTGTCGTGATCCCGCTCGTCGGCGGGCTGGTGACCGGCGAACAGCTCAGCGTCAGCGCGATCGTCGGGTTGGTCGCCGTCGTCGCCGGGATCCTGGTGATCGCCCTGCGGAGCGACAACGCTTCCCACACGACCGACATCTGGCCGCGACGACCACTGGGCGCCCCCGGACGATCCCAGGTGGCCCCCGTCCACGACCAGTGCAGGCCCTTCGCCTACGCACGCCCGGCGCTGGCTGCGGTGCTGTTGTCCGTGGTGGCGGCGGTCGGCTTCGGGTCCTTCTTCATCATCGTGGACGTGGCCATCGCGAGCGCTGCGCCCACGTCTGACGATGGCTTGGCCCTGGCCACGGCGCTGCTGGTGGCACTGGCAGTGCAAGCGGGTTCCCTGCTGGTCACCGTGCTGGCCGCGAGCCGTCACACGTTGCGGTGTGTACGTCCGAGTGCACGGCTGCTCGGCGTTGCCGGGGCGATCGCCGTGCTCGACGTCGCCTCCGACGTCGCACTGACGTACGCGATCGGCGTGGGCCCGCTGGCCGTGGTCGGCCCGCTGGGGTCGCTCGACCCGGTGGTCGCGGTGCTCATCGCCGCCGTCTTCCTGCGCGAACGCGTCAACCGCTGGCAGCTGGTCGGCGTCGCGCTGGCGCTGGCCGGCATTGGGCTCGTGTCCTCCTGA
- a CDS encoding VWA domain-containing protein: MTFQSPWWLAALLAVAALLGLYVLLQLRRARYAARFTNVALLGSLVPKRAGWRRHVAFGLVTLGLAVLVVSLAQPSTEVRVPRERATVIMAVDVSLSMRATDIEPDRFSAMQQAAKEFVDVLPARINLGLVSFAGTASTLVTPTTDRDQVATAIDNLELAEATAIGDAVFTSLTAITNFQASLEAGGEELPPARIVLLSDGYSTVGREATQAIDAANAAQVPVSTIAFGTDYGTLDLNGETVPVPVDRSTLEEIADDTGGSYSEAATAQELEQVYEDLGSQIGYTTEPQDISPWFVRGGLLFAFLGIVASLLWTNRLL; this comes from the coding sequence ATGACCTTCCAGTCCCCGTGGTGGCTGGCGGCCCTGCTGGCCGTGGCCGCCCTGCTCGGGCTGTACGTGCTGCTGCAGCTGCGCCGGGCCCGGTACGCCGCGCGCTTCACCAACGTGGCGCTGCTCGGCTCGCTGGTGCCCAAGCGCGCCGGCTGGCGGCGGCACGTGGCCTTCGGCCTGGTCACGCTGGGCCTCGCCGTGCTGGTCGTGTCGCTGGCGCAGCCGAGCACCGAGGTGCGGGTGCCGCGCGAGCGGGCGACGGTGATCATGGCCGTCGACGTCTCGCTGTCGATGCGGGCCACCGACATCGAGCCCGACCGGTTCAGCGCGATGCAGCAGGCGGCCAAGGAGTTCGTCGACGTGCTGCCGGCGCGGATCAACCTGGGACTGGTCAGCTTCGCCGGGACGGCGAGCACGCTGGTCACCCCGACCACCGACCGCGACCAGGTCGCCACCGCCATCGACAACCTGGAGCTGGCCGAGGCGACCGCGATCGGTGACGCCGTCTTCACCTCGCTGACCGCGATCACCAACTTCCAGGCCAGCCTGGAGGCCGGGGGCGAGGAGCTGCCGCCGGCCCGGATCGTGCTGCTGTCCGACGGCTACAGCACCGTCGGGCGGGAGGCGACGCAGGCCATCGACGCGGCCAACGCCGCCCAGGTGCCGGTCTCCACGATCGCGTTCGGCACCGACTACGGCACGCTTGACCTCAACGGGGAGACCGTGCCGGTACCGGTCGACCGCTCGACGCTGGAGGAGATCGCCGACGACACCGGCGGCAGCTACAGCGAGGCGGCCACCGCGCAGGAGCTGGAGCAGGTCTACGAGGACCTGGGCAGCCAGATCGGCTACACGACCGAGCCGCAGGACATCAGCCCGTGGTTCGTCCGAGGCGGCCTGCTGTTCGCCTTCCTCGGCATCGTCGCCTCGCTGCTCTGGACCAACCGGCTGCTGTAG
- a CDS encoding GGDEF domain-containing protein, whose product MEDSRGVAWRVVPIACALLAVPTVLAPDSPTASVTYLAALVLVVGAVWRGALQLHGGARQPWVLLALAATAWLAGDTVQRVYDAVGLSTDWVGLPDLFWLASYPLMIAAVVGMVRSRGMSRTQRVEMRLDVLVVAVAAAVSSWQLLVRPAYSTDTVSLTTLVGALYPLADVAVFALALTLLLAPGRRGVPTALLMACFVLTFPIDCAQALLPLFAPGLDGAHLDGALTVVNGLLGAAALHPRRAELTTAPTARGSAPLDRWRVLLLGVSLAAVSLTSALASGWQAVVPSLVATLVVTAAVVLRFYRVVRERERAEAALQYQAHHDQLTGAANRTLLMRRLTDDLATGATASLALVFIDLDGFKPVNDVHGHQAGDVVLQAVTSRLQALVRQADTVARVGGDEFVLLCPGTDEDGAQTLARRIAEAVGRPVPLVGDHGATRVQVQASVGVLAVTAERVAGLRAGAADAERVTARVADDLLRSVDAAMYAAKRDGGGVRTAELAGV is encoded by the coding sequence ATGGAGGACTCCCGGGGCGTCGCGTGGCGCGTGGTCCCGATCGCCTGCGCGCTGCTGGCCGTCCCCACCGTCCTGGCCCCGGACAGCCCGACCGCCTCGGTCACCTACCTGGCCGCGCTGGTGCTGGTCGTCGGCGCGGTCTGGCGCGGTGCCCTGCAGCTGCACGGCGGCGCCCGGCAGCCCTGGGTGCTGCTCGCGCTGGCCGCCACCGCCTGGCTGGCCGGCGACACCGTCCAGCGGGTGTACGACGCCGTCGGGCTGAGCACCGACTGGGTCGGCCTGCCCGACCTGTTCTGGCTGGCCTCCTACCCGCTGATGATCGCCGCGGTGGTCGGCATGGTCCGCAGCCGGGGCATGTCGCGCACCCAGCGCGTCGAGATGCGGCTGGACGTGTTGGTGGTCGCGGTCGCCGCTGCCGTCAGCTCGTGGCAGCTGCTCGTCCGGCCGGCCTACAGCACCGACACCGTCTCGCTGACCACGCTGGTCGGCGCCCTCTACCCCCTCGCGGACGTCGCCGTCTTCGCGCTGGCCCTCACCCTGCTGCTGGCCCCCGGGCGCCGCGGCGTGCCCACCGCCCTGCTGATGGCCTGCTTCGTGCTGACCTTCCCGATCGACTGCGCGCAGGCGCTGCTCCCGCTGTTCGCCCCCGGGCTGGACGGCGCGCACCTGGACGGCGCCCTCACCGTCGTCAACGGCCTGCTCGGCGCGGCCGCGCTGCACCCGCGGCGGGCCGAGCTGACGACGGCGCCCACTGCGCGCGGCTCGGCACCGCTGGACCGCTGGCGGGTGCTCCTGCTGGGGGTCTCGCTGGCCGCGGTGTCGCTGACCTCCGCGCTGGCCTCCGGCTGGCAGGCCGTCGTCCCCTCGCTGGTCGCGACCCTGGTCGTCACCGCCGCCGTGGTGCTGCGCTTCTACCGGGTCGTCCGGGAGCGCGAACGCGCCGAGGCGGCCCTGCAGTACCAGGCGCACCACGACCAGCTCACCGGCGCGGCCAACCGGACGCTGCTCATGCGGCGGCTCACCGACGACCTCGCGACCGGCGCGACCGCCTCGCTGGCGCTGGTCTTCATCGACCTCGACGGGTTCAAGCCGGTCAACGACGTGCACGGGCACCAGGCCGGTGACGTCGTGCTGCAGGCGGTGACCTCCCGGCTGCAGGCGCTGGTGCGCCAGGCCGACACCGTGGCCCGGGTCGGCGGGGACGAGTTCGTCTTGCTCTGCCCGGGCACCGACGAGGACGGCGCCCAGACGCTCGCCCGGCGGATCGCCGAGGCCGTGGGCCGGCCGGTGCCGCTGGTCGGCGACCACGGCGCCACCCGGGTCCAGGTGCAGGCCAGCGTCGGGGTGCTGGCGGTCACGGCCGAGCGGGTCGCCGGGCTGCGGGCGGGTGCGGCGGACGCCGAGCGGGTCACCGCCCGGGTGGCCGACGACCTGCTCCGCTCGGTCGACGCGGCGATGTACGCCGCCAAGCGCGACGGTGGCGGCGTCCGCACCGCCGAGCTGGCCGGGGTCTGA
- a CDS encoding quinone oxidoreductase family protein: MRAVQITRFGGPEVMDVVDLPDPVPGDGEQLFDISSSGVNFADTHQTEDTYLAKQTLPLIPGAEFVGTLAGGGPRVVGLVGGGGYAQKVATNPRLTWPVPDAVTDEQALAVVLQGATAWHLLRTSAHLASGESVVVIAGAGGVGSLAVQLAKRWGAGRVIATASSPEKRALAESLGADATVDPALADDDPKAFTAALREANGGRRVDVVLEMTGGNVLDGSLSALAPFGRLVAYGMAGREAPKPVNVPSLMGTSRAVIGFWLAHCFSRPEMLDAAMGELLPLVADGALQPVSGGRYPLTAVREAHQDLRARRTSGKLTLDPAR, from the coding sequence ATGCGTGCTGTGCAGATCACCCGCTTCGGCGGCCCCGAGGTCATGGACGTCGTCGACCTGCCCGACCCGGTCCCCGGGGACGGCGAGCAGCTCTTCGACATCAGCTCGTCGGGCGTGAATTTTGCAGATACTCACCAGACCGAGGACACCTACCTCGCCAAGCAGACCCTGCCGCTCATCCCGGGCGCGGAGTTCGTCGGCACCCTCGCCGGCGGCGGCCCGCGGGTGGTCGGCCTGGTCGGCGGCGGCGGGTACGCGCAGAAGGTCGCCACCAACCCGCGGCTGACCTGGCCGGTGCCCGACGCCGTCACCGACGAGCAGGCCCTCGCCGTCGTCCTGCAGGGCGCGACCGCCTGGCACCTGCTCAGGACCTCCGCGCACCTGGCCTCCGGCGAGTCGGTCGTGGTCATCGCCGGCGCCGGCGGGGTCGGCTCGCTCGCCGTCCAGCTGGCGAAGCGCTGGGGCGCGGGCCGGGTCATCGCCACCGCCTCCAGCCCGGAGAAGCGCGCCCTGGCCGAGTCCCTCGGCGCCGACGCCACCGTCGACCCGGCGCTGGCCGACGACGACCCGAAGGCCTTCACCGCTGCACTCCGCGAGGCCAACGGCGGCAGGCGCGTCGACGTCGTCCTGGAGATGACCGGCGGGAACGTGCTCGACGGGTCACTGTCCGCGCTGGCGCCGTTCGGCCGGCTGGTCGCCTACGGCATGGCCGGCCGGGAGGCCCCCAAGCCGGTCAACGTCCCCTCGCTGATGGGCACCAGCCGGGCGGTCATCGGCTTCTGGCTGGCGCACTGCTTCAGCCGCCCGGAGATGCTGGACGCCGCGATGGGCGAGCTGCTCCCCCTCGTCGCCGACGGCGCCCTGCAGCCGGTCTCCGGCGGCCGCTACCCGCTGACCGCCGTCCGGGAGGCCCACCAGGACCTCCGCGCCCGGCGCACCAGCGGCAAGCTCACCCTCGACCCCGCGCGCTGA
- a CDS encoding RNA polymerase sigma factor yields MTALQAGDEAAFAHVLDHHSAALLRVAMLHVSSRQVAEEVVQDAWLAVIQGIDRFERRSSFKTWLFQILLNKARTRGARERRSVPFSSAGGAGDSWGGAVPPERFRGVDDPEFPHWWASYPTRWDTLPERRLVGQETLDKVRAAIDALTPRQREVVTLRDVHGWTADEVSAYLGLTAANQRVLLHRARSKVRLALEEYLDDGR; encoded by the coding sequence GTGACGGCGCTCCAGGCCGGGGACGAGGCTGCCTTCGCACACGTCCTCGATCACCACAGCGCGGCCCTGCTGCGAGTGGCCATGCTCCACGTCAGCAGCCGCCAGGTGGCTGAGGAGGTGGTGCAGGACGCGTGGCTGGCGGTGATCCAGGGGATCGACAGGTTCGAGCGCCGCTCGTCCTTCAAGACCTGGTTGTTCCAGATCCTGCTGAACAAGGCCAGGACGCGGGGTGCCCGGGAGCGACGCAGCGTGCCGTTCAGTTCCGCCGGCGGCGCCGGGGACTCCTGGGGAGGAGCGGTGCCGCCCGAGCGGTTCAGAGGAGTCGATGATCCCGAGTTCCCGCACTGGTGGGCGAGCTACCCGACACGCTGGGACACGCTCCCGGAGAGGCGGCTGGTCGGCCAGGAGACCCTCGACAAGGTGCGCGCCGCGATCGACGCGTTGACACCCAGGCAGCGCGAGGTCGTGACCTTGCGGGACGTGCACGGGTGGACGGCCGACGAGGTGTCCGCCTACCTGGGCCTCACCGCTGCCAACCAGCGGGTCCTCCTGCACCGGGCCCGCTCGAAGGTGCGCCTCGCGCTCGAGGAGTACCTCGATGACGGTCGCTGA
- a CDS encoding dihydrolipoyl dehydrogenase family protein, whose product MTSSSVGPASNTHDVIVVGAGPGGEDATTALLRAGLSVAMVESELVGGECFNWACVPSKAMLRAGHALRSAHRLPGAHEVISGPLQAAAVLAHRDEVISHRDDSGLVEGFTGAGATFVRGHGRLDGPRRVVVETADGRLVLTATLAVIVATGSTVAFPDVPGLAQAGPWTNREATSARRAPRRLTVLGSGAVALELAQAWRSLGSERVVVLSRRATLLPDLEPFAGELVLEGLRDSGVDVRFGVRVLRVDRSAAGGEVAVQLDDGTALVSDELLVATGKRPTTQDLGLEAAGLRPGEIVEVDDSMRVPGSDWLYAIGDVNGRALFTHQASYHARVAAAAIAARSQGAEPDFLAEADSYAVPRVLFTDPEVASVGLSHAQAVGRGIRARVVEADLGKVLGAQLHADGYRGRVSLVVDQDASVLVGATFVGQDVADMVHAASVAVVGRVPLERLRHVIPSFPTMSEVWLDLVPSAS is encoded by the coding sequence ATGACATCCAGCTCGGTGGGGCCCGCGTCGAACACCCATGACGTCATCGTCGTCGGTGCGGGACCTGGTGGGGAGGATGCGACCACTGCGCTGCTCCGGGCGGGGCTCTCCGTCGCGATGGTCGAGTCCGAGCTGGTCGGGGGGGAGTGCTTCAACTGGGCATGCGTACCGAGCAAGGCGATGCTCCGAGCTGGCCATGCACTCCGTTCGGCTCACCGACTGCCCGGCGCCCACGAGGTGATCAGCGGTCCGCTCCAGGCGGCAGCCGTCCTCGCACATCGCGACGAGGTGATCTCCCACCGCGACGACAGCGGGTTGGTCGAGGGGTTCACCGGGGCAGGCGCGACGTTCGTCCGCGGACACGGTCGTCTCGACGGCCCGCGTCGGGTGGTCGTGGAGACGGCGGACGGCCGGCTGGTCCTGACGGCGACTCTCGCCGTCATCGTCGCCACGGGCTCCACGGTCGCGTTCCCGGACGTGCCAGGGCTGGCGCAGGCCGGCCCGTGGACGAACAGAGAGGCGACGTCGGCCCGACGGGCGCCCCGCAGGCTCACCGTCCTGGGCAGTGGGGCCGTCGCACTCGAGCTGGCACAGGCCTGGCGCTCGCTGGGCAGCGAACGGGTCGTCGTCCTGAGCCGGCGGGCCACGCTGCTGCCCGATCTCGAACCGTTCGCCGGCGAGTTGGTGCTGGAGGGCCTGCGCGACTCCGGGGTGGACGTCCGCTTCGGCGTCCGGGTGCTCCGAGTCGACCGATCCGCAGCCGGCGGGGAGGTCGCCGTCCAGCTCGATGACGGGACGGCCCTCGTCTCCGACGAACTCCTGGTGGCGACCGGTAAGCGGCCGACCACCCAGGACCTGGGTCTGGAGGCGGCGGGACTCCGTCCCGGCGAGATCGTCGAGGTCGACGACAGCATGCGGGTACCGGGGAGCGACTGGCTGTACGCGATCGGCGACGTGAACGGCCGAGCACTCTTCACTCACCAGGCCAGCTACCACGCCCGGGTCGCAGCGGCCGCCATCGCGGCGCGGAGCCAGGGGGCAGAGCCGGACTTCCTGGCGGAAGCGGACTCCTACGCCGTGCCCCGAGTCCTGTTCACCGACCCCGAGGTCGCCTCGGTCGGCCTGTCCCACGCGCAGGCGGTCGGGCGGGGGATACGGGCGCGGGTGGTCGAGGCGGACCTCGGGAAGGTGCTCGGAGCCCAGTTGCACGCCGATGGTTACCGCGGGCGCGTGAGCCTGGTGGTCGACCAGGACGCGAGCGTGCTCGTGGGCGCCACGTTCGTCGGTCAGGACGTCGCCGACATGGTGCACGCCGCGTCGGTCGCCGTCGTGGGGCGCGTGCCCCTCGAGAGGCTGCGCCACGTCATCCCGAGCTTCCCCACCATGAGCGAGGTGTGGCTCGACCTCGTGCCGTCGGCATCGTGA
- a CDS encoding DUF58 domain-containing protein produces the protein MTGPSEAQQDDGPPAGRSAADGAPPHFGDGSNAEVLLRRLELTVRRRLDGLLQGDHLGLVPGSGSEAGDSRTYHPGDDVRRMDWPVTARTQVPHVRETIADRELETWAVLDLSASLDFGTANCEKRDLAIAGLAAVSHLTVRGGNRLGAVVTTGERVDRYPAVPGRMAADRLLRSVVATPRAASGRRGDLAAALESLRRPPRRRGLVVVISDFLGDSDWERPLRGLAARQELLAIEVVDPRELELADVGLLTVVDPESGQTLEVPTGNAEVRRRFAEGAAAQRREVATALRRCGAGHLRLQTDRDWLSDVVRFVAERRRAGSGGASR, from the coding sequence GTGACCGGCCCCTCGGAGGCGCAGCAGGACGACGGGCCGCCGGCCGGCCGGTCGGCCGCGGACGGCGCGCCACCGCACTTCGGTGACGGCAGCAACGCCGAGGTGCTGCTCCGGCGCCTCGAGCTGACCGTCCGCCGCCGGCTCGACGGGCTGCTGCAGGGCGACCACCTGGGGCTGGTGCCGGGCTCGGGCAGCGAGGCCGGTGACTCCCGCACGTACCACCCGGGCGACGACGTCCGGCGGATGGACTGGCCGGTCACCGCGCGCACCCAGGTGCCGCACGTCCGGGAGACCATCGCCGACCGCGAGCTGGAGACCTGGGCGGTGCTCGACCTCTCGGCGAGCCTGGACTTCGGCACCGCGAACTGCGAGAAGCGCGACCTGGCCATCGCCGGGCTCGCCGCGGTCAGCCACCTCACCGTGCGCGGCGGCAACCGGCTGGGCGCCGTCGTCACCACCGGGGAGCGGGTCGACCGCTACCCGGCGGTGCCCGGGCGGATGGCCGCCGACCGGCTGCTCCGCTCGGTGGTGGCCACCCCGCGGGCCGCGAGCGGGCGCCGCGGTGACCTGGCCGCGGCGCTGGAGTCGCTGCGCCGGCCACCGCGCCGGCGCGGCCTGGTCGTGGTGATCTCCGACTTCCTGGGCGATTCCGACTGGGAGCGCCCGCTGCGCGGGCTGGCGGCCCGGCAGGAGCTGCTGGCGATCGAGGTGGTCGACCCCCGCGAGCTGGAGCTGGCCGACGTGGGCCTGCTGACCGTCGTCGACCCGGAGAGCGGGCAGACCCTCGAGGTGCCGACCGGCAACGCGGAGGTGCGCCGCCGCTTCGCCGAGGGCGCGGCCGCCCAGCGCCGGGAGGTCGCCACGGCACTGCGCCGGTGCGGGGCCGGGCACCTGCGGCTGCAGACCGACCGCGACTGGCTGTCCGACGTCGTCCGCTTCGTGGCAGAGCGCCGGCGTGCCGGCAGCGGAGGAGCTTCCCGATGA